One Purpureocillium takamizusanense chromosome 1, complete sequence genomic window carries:
- a CDS encoding uncharacterized protein (EggNog:ENOG503P7G4), producing MTRRSESSSGKAETNESHRFSPLTGAPVVRETNNNSMNKVKRWLKQVQHSRGAAEPERPYQGGPSNTKERVWRPHSLPVRPFEAEEMEMRERSPGLCVDDSPLPSVSSHISDEGVVHIEGPQPTVSDVVDHPRQTNWACSDSDQPRIDPFRKRSRRKTRQDRYDSGKDKSATRKSIRSDNKSKSHRKRSLRSGREVMDNFVTDAVATQRLTMKPNLSSGLFLNGRGATLGDLKFNGVHILGRDWAGGDWEARKSRPQTEDERRIEKDMQGDSDFFANIPPRETKVLRMAGPMTKRPRSDSTVVVIGSDRADALEDDQTLREGAIEPRQSASKCLSLVTKGTMKRGLGCTGTPAYREHPGLSHRSCAAHSQSQSSSSSSSDNNEIKPVNSHSKITIQGEVDKSVTQPRAHFENQMSPNKVSQQYEQRSRYADAGVQTSTYRDTGTMVSPGSTPLYGRLVLPLASSLSDLPVPRENDSLRARLAVALEPSHSVGPSRQGVYQAVPSPQGGAIEATRCFKAGNEPSEPGHAGQTNQASPMDGDGFETRLVQRTSCTDENHAPTSNNMITSPLVSEACRPFKFSHSGPMVQPCIYGVEALQESIPPMASFESGPFLGSPGSMPAPAASLHEPASTSGIPQERPQSAGLLNVGDEEKIHDFIARVEKEMLESTFADSSVYLEDGAGSPVQFLDRDTIDTQIHANRWATDLEDIADIDPFSHSGFAPHVREDGRHLESSTNERRRRPLRDKLPRSWVARGYDELEMMRFWRPNVYQ from the exons ATGACTAGACGCTCCGAGTCCTCATCTGGTAAAGCGGAGACAAATGAAAGCCATAGATTCAGTCCTCTCACGGGTGCACCGGTTGTCAGGGAGACAAACAACAACAGTATGAACAAGGTGAAACGCTGGCTGAAGCAAGTTCAACATTCTCGCGGGGCTGCGGAACCTGAGCGCCCATATCAAGGAGGTCCTTCGAATACGAAGGAGCGCGTTTGGCGCCCGCACTCCCTGCCAGTACGCCCTTTCGAAGCagaggagatggagatgCGGGAGCGGAGTCCAGGTCTATGTGTCGATGACAGCCCGCTACCTTCCGTATCTTCCCATATATCCGATGAGGGCGTGGTCCACATCGAAGGCCCTCAACCTACCGTCTCTGACGTTGTCGATCACCCAAGGCAGACAAATTGGGCGTGTTCGGATTCTGATCAGCCCAGAATCGATCCGTTTCGAAAACGTTCACGTCGTAAAACCCGACAAGACCGGTACGATTCCGGCAAAGACAAGTCAGCGACAAGGAAGTCGATACGATCAGACAACAAGTCTAAAAGCCACAGGAAGCGGTCGCTTCGCTCTGGACGCGAGGTCATGGACAATTTCGTCACAGACGCAGTGGCAACTCAACGCCTGACG ATGAAGCCGAATCTGTCTTCGGGTCTGTTTCTCAACGGGCGAGGGGCCACGC TCGGTGACTTGAAATTCAACGGTGTCCATATACTCGGCCGGGATTGGGCGGGTGGCGACTGGGAAGCAAGGAAATCAAGACCACAGACCGAAGACGAACGCCGTATCGAGAAGGACATGCAGGGTGACTCAGACTTCTTCGCCAATATCCCACCTCGCGAAACCAAAGTGTTGAGGATGGCTGGTCCGATGACAAAGCGGCCGAGATCTGACTCTACTGTAGTCGTTATCGGCTCTGACCGGGCAGACGCGTTGGAAGACGACCAAACATTGCGCGAAGGCGCAATAGAACCTCGGCAGTCGGCGAGCAAATGCTTGTCGCTGGTCACCAAAGGGACCATGAAACGTGGGCTCGGCTGTACAGGAACGCCAGCCTACCGGGAACATCCTGGCTTGAGCCACCGTTCATGCGCAGCCCACTCCCAATCGCAAAGCTCGAGTTCATCGTCCTCGGACAACAACGAGATCAAGCCCGTCAATTCACATTCCAAGATTACAATACAGGGAGAAGTCGACAAATCAGTCACTCAGCCGCGGGCCCATTTTGAGAATCAAATGTCTCCAAACAAGGTCAGCCAACAATATGAACAGCGCTCAAGGTATGCCGACGCCGGAGTGCAAACATCAACGTATCGAGACACGGGGACCATGGTCAGCCCCGGGTCCACGCCGCTGTATGGGCGTCTGGTGTTGCCACTGGCCTCTAGTTTGAGCGATCTGCCTGTTCCGCGGGAGAACGATTCGCTCAGAGCAAGACTTGCCGTTGCCCTGGAACCATCCCATTCAGTGGGCCCATCGCGGCAAGGCGTCTATCAAGCGGTCCCAAGCCCGCAAGGGGGAGCAATAGAGGCGACGCGTTGTTTCAAAGCGGGGAACGAGCCTTCAGAACCAGGGCATGCAGGGCAGACTAATCAAGCGAGCCCTATGGACGGCGATGGTTTTGAGACTCGGCTCGTGCAGAGGACATCTTGCACGGATGAGAACCATGCTCCCACGAGTAATAACATGATTACGTCGCCTCTCGTATCGGAGGCTTGTCGGCCCTTCAAATTCTCCCATAGCGGGCCAATGGTTCAGCCCTGCATATACGGTGTTGAGGCTCTGCAAGAGTCTATTCCGCCCATGGCGAGCTTCGAGTCGGGGCCATTCCTAGGCAGCCCTGGCTCGATGCCAGCCCCTGCCGCTTCACTTCATGAGCCTGCTTCCACTTCCGGTATCCCACAAGAACGGCCACAGTCAGCCGGCTTGCTCAATGTCGGGGATGAGGAGAAGATCCATGACTTCATCGCTAGAGTGGAGAAGGAGATGCTGGAGTCGACATTCGCGGACTCGAGCGTTtacctcgaggacggcgccggcagcccAGTTCAATTCTTAGACAGAGATACTATAGACACACAAATACACGCCAACCGGTGGGCAACAGACCTTGAGGATATTGCTGACATCGATCCTTTCAGCCACTCTGGCTTCGCCCCCCATGTTCGAGAAGATGGACGGCATCTCGAGTCCTCTACCAACGaaaggcgtcgtcggcctctgCGGGATAAGCTGCCTCGGTCTTGGGTTGCACGAGGCTATGATGAGCTCGAAATGATGAGATTTTGGCGTCCAAATGTTTACCAGTGA
- a CDS encoding uncharacterized protein (COG:F~EggNog:ENOG503NXCF) — protein sequence MAAAARSSSILRRSLLYVPASSQKMLSKSLRLASDNVTYDLEDSVTPSLKPSSRQQLRSHLTSLSARPQSIAELAVRINAISTSFALDDLTALAPAPLVDAIVVPKVESSADLTFVTDVLRHVAPDRHAEGSSNPIKIVALIESAKAIMNLADICKASPYLSGLIFAAEDFALDLSITRTPSLTEFLYARSAIITAARAAGLPSAIDLVCTSYKGDEGLRRLQDECAGGKAMGFNGKQCIHPNQVEMVQKMFAQAQDEVEWAVRVVVADEKAAASGRGAWTLDGKMIDAPVVGKARSVTARAEQCGFDLPALRNKWKDQQPE from the exons atggccgcagcggcgagaTCCTCGTCGATCCTGCGCCGTTCGCTCTTGTACG tgcccgcgtcgtcgcaaAAGATGCTGTCCAAGtcgcttcgcctcgcctccgacAACGTCACTTATGACCTCGAGGACTCCGTCACACCCTCTCTCAAGCCCTCGTCCCGCCAGCAGCTACGCtcccacctcacctcactcTCTGCCCGCCCTCAGTccatcgccgagctcgctGTCCGCATAAACGCCATTTCCACCAGtttcgccctcgacgacctcaccgccctcgcccctgcacccctcgtcgacgccatcgtcgtgcCCAAGGTTGAGTCGTCGGCCGACCTCACCTTTGTCACCGACGTCTTGCGACATGTCGCCCCTGACCGTCATGCCGAAGGCTCCTCCAATCCCATCAAGATCGTCGCCTTGATCGAGtccgccaaggccatcatgaATCTCGCCGACATTTGCAAGGCCTCCCCGTACCTCAGCGGCCTCATTTTTGCCGCCGAGGACTTTGCCCTTGACTTGTCCATCACACGTACCCCGTCGCTAACAGAGTTCCTGTACGCCCGTTCTGCCATCATAactgccgcccgcgccgccggccttccAAGTGCTATAGACCTCGTCTGTACCTCGTACAAGGGAGACGAGGGGCTCAGGCGGCTTCAAGACGAATGCGCTGGTGGCAAGGCTATGGGGTTCAATGGCAAGCAGTGCATTCACCCCAACCAGGTCGAGATGGTGCAAAAAATGTTCGCCCAAGCTCAAGACGAGGTCGAGTGGGCGGTGcgtgttgtcgtcgcggaCGAAAAGGCTGCCGCCTCTGGCCGCGGTGCCTGGACTCTTGATGGCAAAATGATTGATGCTCCAGTCGTCGGCAAGGCCCGTTCCGTGACTGCAAGGGCCGAGCAGTGCGGTTTTGACTTACCGGCCCTGAGGAACAAGTGGAAAGACCAGCAGCCGGAATGA